In Lodderomyces elongisporus chromosome 2, complete sequence, the following proteins share a genomic window:
- the MET13 gene encoding methylenetetrahydrofolate reductase (NAD(P)H) met13, which produces MKISEKLHQAHSGSTRPPPATFSFEFFVPKTSQGVQNLYDRMDRMYDLNPIFIDITWNAGGRSSSLTNEMVYTAQSTLGLETCMHLTCTNMKIELIDEALSKAYKSGCQNILALRGDPPLDGSESTGDFKYAKDLILYIRKKYGNHFNIGVAAYPEGHPEEEDESKTLHYLKEKCDAGANFIITQMFYDVDNFISWCAKLRKIGVEIPIIPGIMPISTYAAFIRRAKWSEIKIPPHFLEALEPIKDDDFLVREKGTELVSEMCQQLIESGYVNHLHFYTMNLEKATVMILEKLNLVEAIKSHDLVGGTELPWRKSLHPERSKESIRPIFWQNRKYSYVSRTATWDEFPNGRWGDSRSPAFGDIDLCASELLRQSPKRAYELWGTPGSLKELSDIVISYLKGDLKSLPWSDGSVGDDTKVIVDDLVELNKRGLLTMNSQPALNSIKSSEKIFGWGPKNGYVYQKQYLEFFCHKDIIVKLLQTIDDYNNNQGDASSAIISYYAVDLKGNLTTNCNDDDINAVTWGVFPGEEILQPTIVEKTSFLAWKDEVYRLFSEWRKVLTSNLADVKDEDKKNLHKFEKLMTEFSEDYVLCNLVNNDFIDSNSTLFNLIYGLNLQVLE; this is translated from the coding sequence ATGAAGATCTCAGAGAAACTACATCAAGCACATTCAGGGTCTACACGGCCTCCTCCTGCAACTTTCTCATTCGAGTTCTTTGTGCCCAAGACTTCACAAGGTGTCCAGAACTTGTACGACAGAATGGACAGAATGTACGATTTGAACCCAATCTTTATCGACATTACATGGAACGCAGGCGGTAGGTCATCCTCCTTGACCAACGAAATGGTTTATACCGCACAATCCACTTTGGGGTTGGAGACATGTATGCACTTGACATGCACAAACATGAAGATTGAACTCATTGACGAGGCATTGAGCAAAGCTTACAAATCGGGATGCCAGAATATATTGGCCTTGCGTGGTGACCCACCACTCGATGGAAGCGAGAGCACTGGCGATTTCAAGTACGCCAAGGACTTGATCTTGTatataagaaagaaatatgGCAACCACTTCAATATCGGTGTTGCCGCTTACCCAGAGGGCCACccggaagaagaagacgagtCAAAAACATTGCACTACCTCAAGGAGAAATGTGATGCTGGTGCCAACTTTATAATCACACAAATGTTTTACGATGTTGACAACTTTATCAGTTGGTGTGCCAAGTTGAGAAAAATCGGCGTGGAAATCCCAATCATACCAGGAATCATGCCCATCTCCACATATGCCGCCTTTATCAGAAGAGCTAAATGGTCGGAGATCAAAATCCCACCACACTTTCTTGAGGCATTGGAACCCATCAAGGATGACGATTTCTTAGTCAGAGAAAAAGGTACCGAGTTGGTTAGTGAAATGTGCCAACAATTAATTGAATCGGGATACGTTAACCACTTGCATTTTTACACCATGAACTTGGAAAAGGCAACAGTTATGATTTTAGAAAAATTGAATCTCGTCGAAGCTATCAAATCGCACGATTTGGTTGGAGGCACAGAGCTACCATGGAGAAAGTCATTGCACCCCGAGAGATCTAAAGAGTCTATTCGTCCAATCTTTTGGCAAAATAGAAAGTACTCGTACGTGTCCAGAACAGCCACATGGGACGAGTTCCCCAATGGTCGTTGGGGTGACTCTAGGTCTCCCGCCTTTGGAGACATTGATTTGTGTGCATCTGAGTTGTTGAGACAATCACCAAAGCGTGCGTATGAGCTTTGGGGTACACCAGGAAGCTTGAAAGAGTTGAGCGATATTGTTATTTCCTATTTGAAAGGCGACTTGAAGTCATTGCCTTGGTCCGACGGCTCTGTTGGAGACGATACCAAAGTGATTGTTGATGACTTGGTAGAATTGAACAAGAGAGGATTGCTCACTATGAACTCACAACCGGCACTCAACTCAATCAAATCTTCAGAGAAAATCTTTGGTTGGGGACCCAAGAATGGTTATGTTTATCAAAAGCAATATTTGGAGTTTTTCTGTCACAAGGATATTATCGTCAAGTTACTCCAAACAATTGATGATTATAATAACAACCAAGGAGACGCATCATCCGCCATCATTTCTTACTATGCTGTTGATTTGAAGGGTAACTTGACGACAAACtgtaatgatgatgacatCAATGCAGTGACATGGGGTGTTTTCCCTGGTGAAGAGATCTTACAACCCACAATTGTTGAGAAAACTTCCTTTTTGGCATGGAAAGATGAAGTTTACCGGTTGTTCTCGGAATGGAGAAAAGTGCTTACTTCAAATTTAGCTGATGTTAAAGATGAAGACAAGAAAAACTTGCACAAGTTTGAGAAGTTGATGACCGAGTTCAGCGAGGATTATGTTTTGTGTAATTTGGTGAATAACGATTTCATTGATTCCAACTCGACTTTATTCAATTTGATTTACGGTTTGAATTTGCAAGTTTTGGAATAA